The Myroides phaeus DNA segment TATGCTAATTGGCGACTGGGATAGACACGGAGATCAGTGGAGATGGTCTGAGTTTAAAGAAGAAGGTAAGGTAATTTATAAACCTGTACCTCGAGATAGAGATCAAGCTTTTGCTAAGATAGATGGTGCTTTGTTATCATTGATAAAAAAGCTTCCTCCCTTGAGACATATGCAAAGTTATAAAGAAGATTTTGCTAATCCTCGTTGGTTGAATAAGACGGCTTTTCCTTTGGATCAGTATTTATTAAAATCAACTTCTGAAGAAGATTGGATTACAGAGGCAAAAGATATTGTGACAACACTAAGTGATGAAGTCATCGAAGAGGTATTTGCTAAATTGCCTAAAGAAGTACAAGACAAAGAGATAGACGAAATTAAAAGAATATTGAAGGTTAGAAAGAGTAATATTGTTGCCTATTTGCCAAAGTACTATGCTAAATTGAGAGAGTATGTTATTGTGGCAGGTACGGATAAAAAAGACTTTTTCGACATAGAGCGCTTGTCAAATGGCGATGTAAAACTGACACAATATCGCGATAAGAAATCAGGAAAAGAACTTGAATTTGAAAAAGTATATTCGGCAAAGCAAACTAAAGAGATTTGGATTTACGGCTTAAATGATGAAGATGAATATGTAGTGAGAGGAGAGGGAAAAGCAAAGATAAAATTGCGTTTAATAGGAGGTAAGAATCAAGATACATACGCGATTGAAAACCCACGTAAAACAATTGTTTATGATTATGCAGATAAGAAAAATGAAATAGTTGAAAAGAATGGTGTTGTTCGAAAATACAGTACGAATAAATATGATTTGAATAATTTCAACTATGAAAAAGTTCCTGTAAACATCAATATGTTATTGCCAAATATTGGTTTTAATCCTGAAGATGGTATTAAGTTAGGTTTTATGTATAGTTCAACTCGTATGAAGTTTTTACAAGACCCATTTACCAGTAAACACGAATTAAAAGGTTTCTATTCGTTTAACACGAAAGGCTTAGAAGCTGAATATAAAGGGTATTTTCCGAATGCTACAAATAATTGTATGTTTACTTTAGGAGCAAGAGCTACGAGTCCAAATTTTGCCAAAAACTACTATGGTATTGGAAACGAAACATATTATTTTGACAAAGAAAAAGGAGATGATTACAAACGTGTGCGTGTTGAAAGTTATTCAATAGCTCCTGGATACCGTTATGAGGGAAAACAAGGAGGCGCTTTTGAAGTAAATCTTGGATACGACGCATTAAAAGTACAAAACAAGTCTAATCGATTCATTACGAGTTCACCAGAAGTTGTCAATCAGAAAGTTTTTGATTTTCAACAATATGGTTCGTTTAATGTGGAGTATAATTATGAACAGTATAACTATCCTGCTAATCCAACAGTTGGATTTGGTTTCAATTCGAAAGCGGGATGGCGTATGAATTTAGAAGATACTAAACAGAACTTCGCTTACTTAGATATGCGAATGAACTTTATTCATTTTATAGACAGAGGAGAGCGTTTTGTATTTGCTACAAATTTCAATTATCAAACAAGGTTTAATGACAATTACGATTTTTATCACGCAGCAACAGTTGGTGGTAACGCAAATTTAAGAGGATTTAGACCAGAGCGATTTACAGGAAAGACATCATTTGTACAAACAACAGATATTCGTTTTAATGCAGGTCAGTTTACCGCAGGATTTATACCAATGAGTTATGGTTTCTATGCTGGTTTTGATTATGGAAGGGTATGGACTCCATTAGAAAGTTCAAATAAATGGCACAACGCTTATGGAGCAGGTTTTTGGATAAATGCCATAGAACAAGCAACCCTACACTGCTCTTATTTCAACAGTGTAGATGGAGGTCGCTTTGTGTTTGGATTAGGGTTTGGGTTTTAAAGCACCCAAATCCACTTTATAGATTTTACCACCTGTTTGCTTTTTAACTTCATCAGCAATGTAAACAGTATTGTTTCCATCGAAAGAAACAGATTCTTTTTGAGAAACGTGGTTTAATTTGTGTTCAGATATTTTACCATCTAAGATTGCGTTAGGATTGAATCCGTCAATAATCCACAATTTAGAATGTGATAATAAAACAAAAGTCTTTTGGTCGGGACTAATAGCAGCCCCTGTAATAGCACAGTGTTTATAAACATTACACCCTTTGAATGTTTGTACCAATTGAGCTTTGTGATGTCCTGCTACATTGGGAATTTTATAAACATTTGATCTACCGTCAAAGCCTTTACTTCTGTTTTTTGTAAAGATGTAAAAATTGTCATTATATAAAAAGAATGCCTCCGCATCATAAATCAACTCTGTGTCTTTGGGAGGAAATTGTTTTTGCTCAGGATATTCAAAAGAGATAATAGCAGAAGCATCAACTTCTTCTTTATCTAAGTTATTTTTGTCTACTTTAATAATTTTCAGGTCTTTTCTCGTGTTTTTGTTATTTCCAAAATCACCGATATACAAGTTTCCTTCAGAATCACTTGTAAGTTCTTCCCAATCTTTATTTTTTTGGTTTTTAACTTTAACGGTATGCACTATACTTCCAGTTGCATCTATTTGGTAAAGTTCATTGCTATTTCCACTGTCCTGAACGGTCCAAAATGTTTTAGAAGTTGCGTCGTAATGCAAACCAGAAACCTCTTGTAGATGATTAGGCAGTGTAATAAAATCTTCTGTAATTTCTTTTTTTTGACCACAACTAATCAATGTAAAAAAAGATAGTGTTGCGATGGATAAGAATGTTTTCATTGCGCGAATTTTTAGAAAGTATAAAGTTAGTAAAAGTGTTAATAAAAACGGGGCATTTGGCAGTTTAATCTTAGTGGTTAAAATACTTGGTCTGTAAAGGATGAAAAGTGTTGATAACTTTAGGTATAACGAAAAAAATGATTAAAAATTCAAACTTTAAAGTATATTTGCAAAATATAGGCTTATATTGTTGTAAACAGAAGATAATAAAAGTCTTAGAATCTTGATTATATGATTATTGAAAGTTGTTTCAATACTTCTAATGGGCGTATAATCTAATTAAAACTTTGATATAACGAAGATGAAGAACATTAGAAACTTTTGTATTATTGCTCACATTGACCACGGAAAGAGTACGTTAGCAGACCGTTTATTGGATGCTACACAAACGGTAACTGCACGTGAGCAACAAAATCAGCTTTTAGATAGTATGGATTTGGAACGCGAAAGAGGGATTACAATTAAATCTCATGCGATTCAAATGGAGTATGAATATGAAGGCGAGAAATATATTTTAAACTTAATTGATACTCCAGGGCACGTAGACTTTTCTTATGAAGTTTCTAGGTCTATTGCTGCGTGTGAAGGGGCTTTGTTGATTGTAGATGCAGCACAAAGTATCCAAGCACAAACTATCTCTAACTTGTATTTAGCGTTAGAGAATGATTTGACTATTATTCCTGTATTAAATAAAGTTGACTTACCAAGTGCTAACCCAGAAGAGGTGAGTGATGATATCGTTGACTTATTAGGATGTGATTATGAAGAAATTATTCCTGCATCTGGTAAAACAGGTTTAGGAGTAGAAGATATTTTAAAGGCAATTATCGAGAGAGTTCCTGCTCCAAAAGGTAATCCTGAAGAGCCATTACAAGCATTAGTTTTTGACTCTGTTTATAACCCATTCCGCGGTATTGAAGTTATCTTCCGTGTTGTTAATGGTACTATTAAGAAAGGTCAGAAGATTAAATTTATGGCTACAGGGAAAGAGTATTTTGCAGATGAGATTGGTACACTTAAATTAAACCAAGTTCCTAAACAAGAAATTAAAACAGGTGACGTAGGTTACTTAATTTCTGGTATTAAGGAAGCTAAGGAAGTTAAAGTAGGGGATACGTTAACAGATGCAAAAGAACCAACTCAAAATATGATTGAAGGGTTTGAGAACGTTAAGCCAATGGTATTCGCTGGTATTTATCCAGTAGATACAGAGGACTATGAAGAATTGCGTAACTCAATGGAGAAATTGCAATTGAATGATGCTTCTTTAGTATTTGCTGCTGAGAGTTCTGCTGCTTTAGGGTTTGGTTTCCGTTGTGGATTCTTAGGAATGTTACATATGGAGATTATTCAGGAGCGTTTAGAGCGTGAGTTTAATATGACTGTTATTACTACTGTACCTAACGTTTCTTACTTAGCTTATACTAAGAAAGAACCAGATACACCAATTGTAGTAAATAACCCATCTGATTTACCAGAACCTTCTAAATTAGAAAGAGTAGAAGAGCCATATATTAAAGCGACAATTATTACTAAAGCTGACTTCGTTGGTCAAGTAATGAGTTTGTGTATTGACAAACGTGGTATTATTACAAACCAAACTTATTTAACGGAAGACCGTGTAGAGTTGACGTTTGATATGCCATTAGCAGAGATTGTATTTGACTTCTATGATAGATTAAAAACAGTTTCTAAAGGATATGCTTCATTTGACTATTCTCCTATTGGAATGCGTACGTCTAACTTAGTGAAAGTTGACGTTATGTTGAACGCAAACGTAGTAGATGCTTTATCTGCTTTAATGCACGCAGATAATGCGTACTACATTGGTAAGAAGATGTGTGAGAAGTTAAAAGAACTTATCCCACGTCAACAGTTTGATATTCCTATTCAAGCGGCTATTGGAGTGAAAGTAATTGCTCGTGAAACAGTAAAAGCACTTCGTAAAGACGTAACAGCTAAATGTTATGGAGGGGATATTTCACGTAAACGTAAATTACTTGAAAAACAAAAGGCAGGTAAGAAACGTATGCGTCAAGTAGGTAACGTTGAGATTCCACAAGAAGCTTTTATGGCTGTATTAAAATTGAATGACTAACAATTAGTTATATAAATAATGAAAAAAAACTATCAGTAAAACGATAGTTTTTTTTTGCTCAAAAATCACTTAAATACAAATTAACTGATGAAAAAAGTATTAATTGTCTTGGGGTTGCTAATACTAATCGGCTGTAAAGAAACTGCAGAAACAGAGTCTGAGGGTACACAAGAACTTACAGAAGAAAATAGTGTTGAACAAGAAGAAATAAAAGATGTTCACCGATTTACAGATGCTTATGGTAAAGAGGTAAAGGAGGTAATGACACTTTTATTACCCGCATATTATGATGATGATTCGACAGATACTTACTCTGCGATTAACGAAAATTGGTTGGAGTTTAGAAAGGTTGATAAAACACATTTTATTGTGAAACAAGCGGATTATAATTTGACAGATCCGATTTTGAATGAATGTACTGAAGTAAATCAAATTGGGGTATTCTCTCCTGAGGAAGAAGAGCCACTTTTTTTCTGTGCCCCTAATAAGTTACTTACTAAGGGAGATATTGTCTCTTTGCCTATTAAAAAGAAGCCATTATGGCCAGGTGAAGTATATGAATACAAGTATAAAGGACATACATATGCTTTAGAAGCGGAAGGTACAGTAAAAAACACCTATATGTACACGGATGATACAGATCCAAAAGGGAAGGAATTTAGAGAGATTGAGGATTATAAATTGTATATCAGTGTAGATGGGGCACAACAACAGATGGTTTTAAATATCCCTATTTTCAGTGATACTTTTGTCGAATTGCTTTTTGTTGGAGATTTAGATGGAGATGGTAAGCTTGATTTTGTATTTGATACATCAGCAGATTATGAACAAAAAGAAATACAAGTATATTTATCTAAAGAAGCAAAACACTATTTATATCTTGCAGGAAGTGGAGGATATGACTTTAGTTGTTAAATAAAAAAAGGTCTCAATTGAGACCTTTTTCATTAGTAATTATTCTTGTATTGCTCTATGTTAGCAAGTAAAGTTTGTTTATCCATATATCCGGATTGGCGCCATAATAACTTACCTTTTCTAAACAACATCAAAGTAGGTACACCTCTCATTTGATACTGTGTACTATATTGTGTTGTTAATGCTTGGTTTTTATCAACGTCAATCTTAATGATTGTAATATTGTCTTGTAGTGTTTGTTTTACTTCTTCCAAGACAGGTGCAAGCATCTGACAAGGACCACACCAAGTGGCAAAGAAGTCCACTAAGACTAACTGATCACTATTGATTAGTTCTTCAAATTTATTCATTTCTGTATTATTTTCCTGTTGTTGGACAAGTAGCAGTACAAGTGCTTTCTTTTAAAGCAATACCTGTATTTTTAATTGCTCCGAAACCTCCGATTACATCAATCATATTGTGGAATCCTCTTGCTTTCAAGATAGATGAAGCAATAAGTGATCTATATCCTCCAGCACAGTGGATAAAGAAAGTTTCATCTGTTGGGAATTCAGCTAAATGATCGTTTAAGTAATCTAATGGTGTGTGGTTAACATTCTTATAGTCGATATGAGCAGAATTATATTCTCCTACTTTACGAACGTCAAAGATGTTGATATCTTCATTTTTAACTTTATTAGCTAACTCATCAGCAGTAACTTGTTGAACAGTGTCATATTCCATTCCTTCGTTCTTCCAGTTTGCAAAACCACCTTCTAAGTAACCTAATGTATTGTCATAACCAACACGAGAAAGTCTAATAATAGCCTCTTCTTCTCTTCCTTCTGGACAAACGATTAAGATAGGTTGTTTAATATCTGTAATTAAAGCACCAACCCAAGGAGCAAACTGCCCATCTAATCCAATAAAGATAGATCCAGGAATATGTCCCGCTGCAAACTCTGCACCAGGTCTAACATCTAAAATTAATGCTCCAGAATCATCAGCTAAAGCTTGGAAATCTTTAGGTGATAATTTTTTATTATTAGTGATAATCGTTTCAACGTTCTCGTATCCTTCTTTGTTCAACTTCACATTTAAAGGGAAGTAAGCAGGAGGAGGTAAAAGACCATCAGTAACTTCTTTTACGAATTCAGCTTCTGTCATATCCGCACGTAACGCATAGTTTGTTTGCTTTTGTTCACCAAGAGTACCTACAGTTTCTTTACTTAAGTTTTTACCACAAGCAGAACCAGCTCCGTGTGCAGGGTAAACAATTACGTCATCTGCTAACGGCATAATTTTCGTACGTAAGCTATTGTATAAAGTAGCTGCTAATTGCTCTTGTGTTAAATTAGCTGCTTTTTGTGCTAAATCAGGACGACCTACATCTCCTAAGAAAAGGGTATCTCCACTAAAAATAGCGTGGTCTTTACCATTTTCATCTTTTAATAAGTAAGTTGTACTCTCCATAGTATGACCAGGAGTATGTAAAGTTGTAATAGTAACTTTTCCAAGTTGAAAAACTTCTCCATCTTTAGCAATGTGTGCTTTAAATGAAGGGTTAGCATTTGGTCCATAAACGATTGGAGCGCCAGTTTTTTCAGCTAAAGTAACGTGTCCACTTACGAAGTCAGCGTGAAAGTGAGTTTCAAAAATATACTTGATCGTAGCATTATCTTTTGTTGCTTTGTCCAAATAAGGTTGAACTTCTCTCAGAGGGTCAATAATTGCCACTTCTCCTTCGCTTTCAATGTAGTATGCTCCTTGAGCAAGACAGCCGGTATAAATTTGTTCTATTTTCATATCGTAGTGTATTTCTGTTGTTATTATAAAGTAAAATTAGGAAGATGTTTTGAATTGTACAGTAACAAGAGTTACAAACTAAAGAAACACTTCTTTTATTAAAATATAGATGGCCATAATTAAAACAAAATAACCAAAGCCTTTTTTTAAGTTGTTATCTGGGACAAATTTAGTTAAGTATATCCCTATAAATATTCCGATGATTGAAATTGCACTAAAAGTTAGTAATAATGCCCAATCCATCGTTGTGTGTCCTATATCTCCTAAGAAACCGATTAGCGATTGTATAGCAACGATACATAGTGATGTACCTACTGCTTTTCGCATTGGTAAGTTTGAGAATAATACCAAAGCTGGAATAATAAGGAAACCACCTCCTGCACCAACTGTACCGGCTAATAATCCAATTAATAATCCTTGTATTACCAGTCCTCCTAAGTTAGGATTGCTTTCTTCAATTATTTGATCTTTGCGAGGTCGAATCATCTTGATCGCCGATGTAAGCATTACAATTGCAAACAGCACCATAAGTGCAATGTTTTTATCTAATTGTAAACTTCCAATAGAAATAATATCAGGAACTAAGGGGAGTAAAAATGCTCTTGTAATATAAACTGATATTAAAGAAGGAATACCGAATAAGACAACAGCTTTTGTGTCAACTTTTTTATCAATTAGGTTTTTGAAACCACCTACTAATGAGGTTGAACCTACAATAAATAGGGAATAAGCAGTTGCAACAAATGGTTCTATCTTCATTATATAAACTAAAATAGGAACAGTAAGTATTGATCCTCCACTTCCTATAAGTCCTAATGAAATACCAATTAGTAAGGCTAAAGAATAACCTATTAACGATGTGTAATCCATAGTGTTTTACTGAGATTTAAGTAACTCAATATATTTTCGATTGAGTTGTATAATTCCTTTATTCTCAAGAGTTTTTAAGATACGAGAAATAACTACTCTCGATGTGTTAAGCTCTTCAGCCAACTCTTGATGTGTGTTGTTTATAAATCTACTATTGTAAACCTTAGCTTTATCTTGAAGTAATTTGCACAAGCGTTCTTCCATATTCATAAACGCTAAACTATCTACTGCAGAAAGTAATTCATTCATTCTGTTGTTATAGCTATTAAGTACGAAGTTTCTCCAACTTTTGTATTTCACTAACCATTCGTCCATTTTTCCAACAGGAACTAATATAACACTACCATCGCGTTCTGCAATAGAACGCACTTGACTTTTCGTTTCACCCAAACAACAAGTTAATGTCATTGCACAGGTGTCTCCTTGCTCAATGTAGTATAAGACAATCTCTCCCTCTTTTTGATCTTCTCTAATTATCTTGATAGCACCTGCTAATAGAAGAGGTATTTTTTTTATGTACTCTCCAATTTCCATCAGTCTTTCACCTTCTTTAAAATCTTTGATAGTTGAAACTTTGATAATTTCTTCTAACAATTCTTCTTCAAAGATGTAGCGGTATTTCGTTTTGATAATATGTTCCATAAAGATTGAATAAGATGGTTTTGGGTTTTAAAATTACTTTATTTAAAGCAACTTATCAATTTTATTGCAATCTTAAAAGAGACAATATAAAATATTAGTCGTTGTAATTTTTTATTAATGAATGAAATAGAATAAAAAAAGCTAAAGAATATTGTTGTGTAATTAGACTATATCGACAGTGTTCTGGTACTTTTAACCAAAGAAATGCTTGTTTTCAAGAAGGAAGTACCAGAAATATGTCTATAAATTGTCACTTACTGCAAGTGAATATTTATGTAATGTTTTGTGTATGCAGTATTTCAAAAGCTAAGTATTGTTGATTAATGAGGTAAGTATTTTCTCACTAATCCATAAACCCAAGTACCAAGAAGTGCACCAACAATAGCGAAGATAATTGAGTAGAATCCTGCACCAAAGTTAGCAAACATAGGTCCTGGACAAGCTCCTCCAAGTGCCCATCCTAATCCAAAGATTATTCCACCAAATAAGTACCTTGGAATACTCATATCTTTTGGAGTAAATATGATTGGGTTACCAGAGAAGTCTTTAATGTTTTTCTTTTTGATAATTTGTGTTGCTATAACTGCTATAGTTAATGCTGTTCCCATAATACCATACATATGGAAACTGTCAAATTGGAACATCTCATAAATTCTAAACCAAGAAGCGGCTCCTGATTTAAACATTCCAATTCCGAATATCATTCCTACGAATAAATAAGCTAATTTTTTCATTTCGAATATAATTTAAAAGATGAATGGAAATAATAAATGAACCATAATAAGACCTCCAATGAAGAAACCAATTACAGCAATTAATGAAGGTAATTGTAGATTACTCAATCCACTAATAGCGTGTCCTGATGTACAACCACCAGCATAACGAGAACCAAAACCTACAAAGAAACCAGCTAAGATTAAAATTCCAATATTCTTTAAAGAAGAGAAAGTTTCGTTGCTGTAAAGTTCTGTTGGTACATAAGCTTTACCAGCACTCTCAATTCCTAATTCGTTTAATTTTTGAATGGTGTTTTCTCCTAAAGGAATAGCAGCTGCGTCAACACTTAAAAAGTGATATGCAATAAAACCTCCTGCAATTGTACCTACTAAGAAAAGTAAGTTCCACGTTTGTGCTTTCCAATTAAAGCAGAAGAAATCACACGATTTACCAGCTCCCATCATCGAACACATAGTTCGCAAGTTTGATGAAAAACCAAAAGATTTACCAAGAAGTAATAATAATATTAAGGTGATTGCGATAAATAATCCACCAAGATACCACGGCCAAGGCTCAAATATCCAACTCATTTTCTTATTGTTTAAAGAATTAATAATAGTACAAAGGTCTCTATTAAAAATGACACAGAATGTAACTTAGGATACACTACTGCAAAAAAGATATTTGGCAATAAGTGGTACTATTAGTGAGGTTTTTCATAGCTTTATAAAACCAAAAATTAAATCATAAATTTAAAAGAGAAGATTATGAAAGAAGCTAATCACAAAGTAGTTTTTCAATTAAACACAGATAATATAATTGAGCAAAATGCTTTGATTACGTATATCACAAATGTGAAAAATCACTGGGCAGATGATGTAGTAATTCACGTTGTTGTACACGGACCTGGAATTGGTATGGTGCGAAAAAGTAAAACGATGGTTGGAGAAGGATTGAGAATAGTTATGCAGAAGGGGATAAAGTTCTATGCGTGTCAAAATACGATGAATGCAAGAATGATATCGGAAGATGATATTATTGAAGGAGTAGCTTTTGTACCATCAGGATTAGTTGATATAATTGAAAAGCAAGAACAAGGATGGGCTTATATTAAGTGTAACCTTTAGTTGTAAATATTACGCCTTTTAAAAGTCGTTTAATTGAAACTCTCTTTACTTTTGCAAGTAGAATTTTTTGAAATAAAAAATAGTAATGAATATTGATACGAATGCTTTTTGTACGTTTTTAGGAGCAGAGGTTTTGGGAGAGAATGCCCAAGATAATTTGACAATTACAAATATCTCTGTTGATAGTAGGTCTTTGTTAAATGATGAGCATACGTTATTTTTTGCTTTGCAAGGAAAGAACCACAATGGGCACATATATATAAATGAGTTAATCACAAAAGGAGTTAAGTATTTTGTGGTATCAGAAGATAATCTACCTAATGAAACTTCTGGTGTCGTTTATTTTAAAGTAAAGAATACATTAGCTGCTTTCCAAAAAGCAGCTAATTTTCATCGCAGTCATTTTAATTTACCTGTAATTGGAATAACAGGAAGTAAAGGAAAGACTGTAGTGAAAGAATGGTTGAACTTTTTACTAAATGAAGAGTTCTCTGTTATAAAGAGTCCGAAGAGTTATAATTCTCAAACGGGAGTTCCTCTTTCTGTTTTTGGAATTGAGGAGAAACACAATCTTGGAATATTTGAAGTTGGTATTTCGACTATCGGTGAGATGGAACGATTAGAGCCAATAGTTAAACCTACAATAGGTGTGTTTACTGCTATTACTGAAGAACACAGCGAAGGGTTTGAGAGTGTAGAACAAAAAATTCAAGAAAAGATTAAGTTGTTTACAAATGTTGATAACATCGTTTGTGAAGACGATATTCGCATTACCTCTTTCTTACCAAAAGACAAGTTGTATTGTTGGAGTTTTGACAATAAAGAAGCACAAGTTTTTGCGTCTTTGCAGAATGATACGTTAATAGTTACTCCAAATGCTAAATCTGCTTTTGAAGTTAATTTACCTTTTTCAGATAATGCTTCTGTTCGCAATATTCTTACCTGTATCACTACGATGCTATTAATGAATTATTCGACTGAAATAATTAAGCATCGCATAGAATTATTATATCCAGTTGAATTGCGATTGCAGTTAAAAGACGGATTGAATAATTGTACTTTAATTGATGATGCTTATAATGCCGATTATCAGTCGTTAGTAATTGCCCTTGACTTTTTAGAGAAACACAAGATAAATAAGTCTAAAACTGTTATTCTATCAGATGTGTTTAGAAGTGGTTTTGAAGAAGCTGAATTGTATGATTTAGTTCGTTCGTTACTCCTTAATAATAATATTACACGCTTAATAGGAATTGGGAATCATATAACAGAGTACTTATATGGTATTCCAAATACTTACTTATTTAAAACAACAGAAGAGTTTCTTCAAAAAATGTCTGTTGAAGATTTTTCAGATGAGACAATTTTAATCAAGGGAGCAAGAGCATTTCGCTTTGATAAGATAGTTACTGCCTTGGAAACAAAAACGCACGAGACAGTTTTAGAGGTGAACTTAAATGCCATACGACATAATTTGAACTTCTACCGTTCTAAATTAGAAAGTAAGACTAAGATTATGGTTATGGTTAAGGCGTTTGGATATGGTAATGGTAGTTTTGAGATAGCAAAATTATTAGCACACGAGAACGTTGACTATTTAGGAGTGGCATTTGCGGATGAGGGTATTGATTTGCGTAAAGCAGGTGTTAATACTAAAATTATTGTAATGAATCCTGAGATAAGTACGTTTTCTGCTATGATTGCGTATGACTTAGAACCAGAGGTCTATTCTGTCAGAGAATTGAACGCTTTTCTAAAAGTAGCTCGTGAGCGCAATTGTTATCAATATCCAATTCACATTAAGTTAGACACTGGAATGCATAGACACGGTTTTTTAACCAATGAACTTCAAGAGTTAGTAGAATTGCTAAAGACTACAAATGTTGTAGAAGTTAAGTCGATTTTTTCACATTTATCGTCAAGTGATATGCCAGAGTATCGTGAATTTACTTTGGATCAGATTAATATGTTTACCAAAAATGCAGATTACTTAATGAGTAGTCTTGATATACAACCTATACGTCATATTTTGAATACGTCTGGAGTTTATAATTTTTCAGCGTATCAAATGGAAATGGTTCGCGTTGGAATTGGTTTATATGGTGTAGGGAATGATGAAGAGGAGATGAAACAATTACATAATGTAAGCACATTGAAAACACGTATTATGCAGATAAAAGAAATTGAAGATGCAGAAAGTGTTGGGTACGGACGTCGCTTTAGAGCGGTTGGAAAAACGAAGATTGCAACAGTACCTATTGGGTATGCAGACGGCGTACATCGTTCTTGGGGAAATGGAGTAGGATATGTGTTAATTAATGGACAGCAAGCACCAATTGCTGGCTCAATATGTATGGATATGTTAATGGTTGATGTTACCGCAATTGATTGTGTAGAAGAGGATGAGGTAATTATTTTCGGACAAGATTTACCAGTTACACTAATTGCGAATAGAATTAACACTATTCCGTATGAAATATTGACAAGTGTAGCACAACGTGTGAAAAGAATTTTTTATGAAGAGTAAATTTGTACTATTTTTGCTCACTTAAACTCAATACTAAAAAAAAGAAGACTATGGGATTTGTAAAAGAATTTAAAGAATTCGCTGTCAAGGGTAATGTAATGGACCTTGCAGTTGGGGTAATTATCGGTGGTGCATTTGGTAAAATTGTTACCAGTGCTGTAAACGATGTAATTATGCCGCTTGTATCTGCTGTAATTGGTACACCAGATTTTTCAAATATGTATACAGTGTTAAAAGGTACTGTTACAGAAGGAGCTGCATTGGCA contains these protein-coding regions:
- a CDS encoding metallophosphoesterase, whose amino-acid sequence is MKLFPHISINALKIGLASLFSFAVLNSCATYGTQYGKKSKETIAAEEAVSKAEISHTYYLLGNTGFDKNKSRKKHFDKLSSFIDKGEKESTLVFLGNSIDRGMAKEGAKSRGKVEETLATQLGLAKDFKGNTVFINGNAEWARGYEGVKRFSDYMALNLEDKKAVLPRKVCGFERLKINDETVLIAVDSEWYLQDWDKQPNINEDCDIKTREDFFDELRGEINKNQNRIVVLAMHHPVYSNGNYGGHFSFKDHIYPLNSNVPLPIIGSVINYTRALSGINTQDLQSKNYNEFNKRIRTMAQMYDNVVIASAHEQNLQYIAQDGVKQVISGGMAETTPSRAILPNDISIAQAGFTTLEVLKDRSVVLNFYVFDEKGVQLVTKKKIFEPSSYVYEGDNEVKEGITKASVYPAEWTKKTAWYRFLWGKHYRDIYSRPVEVEIADLTKIKGGLTPTISGGGNQSMSLRVVDKDGKEYVMRGVRKSVSRFVQTAVFKDQYVMNSFQDTWAERFIYDFYTTSHPYTPFIISDLSEAIGMFHTNPELYYIPKQKTLGRFNENYGDELYMIEERPTSGFEDEDSFGNATKIISTTDVIANLRKDEKYAIDQKAFLRARIFDMLIGDWDRHGDQWRWSEFKEEGKVIYKPVPRDRDQAFAKIDGALLSLIKKLPPLRHMQSYKEDFANPRWLNKTAFPLDQYLLKSTSEEDWITEAKDIVTTLSDEVIEEVFAKLPKEVQDKEIDEIKRILKVRKSNIVAYLPKYYAKLREYVIVAGTDKKDFFDIERLSNGDVKLTQYRDKKSGKELEFEKVYSAKQTKEIWIYGLNDEDEYVVRGEGKAKIKLRLIGGKNQDTYAIENPRKTIVYDYADKKNEIVEKNGVVRKYSTNKYDLNNFNYEKVPVNINMLLPNIGFNPEDGIKLGFMYSSTRMKFLQDPFTSKHELKGFYSFNTKGLEAEYKGYFPNATNNCMFTLGARATSPNFAKNYYGIGNETYYFDKEKGDDYKRVRVESYSIAPGYRYEGKQGGAFEVNLGYDALKVQNKSNRFITSSPEVVNQKVFDFQQYGSFNVEYNYEQYNYPANPTVGFGFNSKAGWRMNLEDTKQNFAYLDMRMNFIHFIDRGERFVFATNFNYQTRFNDNYDFYHAATVGGNANLRGFRPERFTGKTSFVQTTDIRFNAGQFTAGFIPMSYGFYAGFDYGRVWTPLESSNKWHNAYGAGFWINAIEQATLHCSYFNSVDGGRFVFGLGFGF
- a CDS encoding SdiA-regulated domain-containing protein, with amino-acid sequence MKTFLSIATLSFFTLISCGQKKEITEDFITLPNHLQEVSGLHYDATSKTFWTVQDSGNSNELYQIDATGSIVHTVKVKNQKNKDWEELTSDSEGNLYIGDFGNNKNTRKDLKIIKVDKNNLDKEEVDASAIISFEYPEQKQFPPKDTELIYDAEAFFLYNDNFYIFTKNRSKGFDGRSNVYKIPNVAGHHKAQLVQTFKGCNVYKHCAITGAAISPDQKTFVLLSHSKLWIIDGFNPNAILDGKISEHKLNHVSQKESVSFDGNNTVYIADEVKKQTGGKIYKVDLGALKPKP
- the lepA gene encoding translation elongation factor 4, whose protein sequence is MKNIRNFCIIAHIDHGKSTLADRLLDATQTVTAREQQNQLLDSMDLERERGITIKSHAIQMEYEYEGEKYILNLIDTPGHVDFSYEVSRSIAACEGALLIVDAAQSIQAQTISNLYLALENDLTIIPVLNKVDLPSANPEEVSDDIVDLLGCDYEEIIPASGKTGLGVEDILKAIIERVPAPKGNPEEPLQALVFDSVYNPFRGIEVIFRVVNGTIKKGQKIKFMATGKEYFADEIGTLKLNQVPKQEIKTGDVGYLISGIKEAKEVKVGDTLTDAKEPTQNMIEGFENVKPMVFAGIYPVDTEDYEELRNSMEKLQLNDASLVFAAESSAALGFGFRCGFLGMLHMEIIQERLEREFNMTVITTVPNVSYLAYTKKEPDTPIVVNNPSDLPEPSKLERVEEPYIKATIITKADFVGQVMSLCIDKRGIITNQTYLTEDRVELTFDMPLAEIVFDFYDRLKTVSKGYASFDYSPIGMRTSNLVKVDVMLNANVVDALSALMHADNAYYIGKKMCEKLKELIPRQQFDIPIQAAIGVKVIARETVKALRKDVTAKCYGGDISRKRKLLEKQKAGKKRMRQVGNVEIPQEAFMAVLKLND
- the trxA gene encoding thioredoxin, with the protein product MNKFEELINSDQLVLVDFFATWCGPCQMLAPVLEEVKQTLQDNITIIKIDVDKNQALTTQYSTQYQMRGVPTLMLFRKGKLLWRQSGYMDKQTLLANIEQYKNNY